A portion of the Thermosediminibacter oceani DSM 16646 genome contains these proteins:
- a CDS encoding pseudouridine synthase has protein sequence MAEKTERLDKVLSMAGYGSRKDVKKIIKRGEVEVNGRVVTDAGTPVAPAVDSISVSGELLIFKEHIYIMMNKPQGVISATHDRRETTVIDLLEDEFSHRNLFPVGRLDKDAEGLLLLTDDGQLAHRLLSPRKKVEKVYYVEVKGRLVEEDVKAFKEGVFLGDYRALPAKLEILEAGEVSSALVTIYEGKFHQIKRMMKARGKEVTYLKRLSMGPLKLDENLEPGEWRELTDEEIRILTEAVNL, from the coding sequence ATGGCTGAAAAAACAGAGCGTCTTGACAAGGTCCTCAGTATGGCAGGTTACGGCAGCCGCAAGGATGTGAAGAAAATAATAAAGCGGGGAGAAGTAGAGGTGAACGGCCGGGTCGTCACCGATGCCGGTACACCGGTGGCCCCTGCCGTTGATTCCATAAGCGTTTCGGGCGAGCTGCTGATTTTCAAAGAACATATCTACATCATGATGAACAAACCCCAAGGAGTTATTTCCGCCACCCACGACAGGCGAGAGACCACGGTAATAGACCTGCTGGAAGATGAATTCTCCCACAGAAATCTATTTCCTGTAGGAAGGCTTGACAAGGACGCGGAAGGACTGCTCCTTCTCACCGACGACGGCCAACTCGCCCACAGGCTGCTATCCCCCAGAAAAAAAGTCGAAAAGGTCTACTACGTGGAAGTAAAAGGTCGCCTTGTAGAGGAAGACGTCAAGGCCTTTAAAGAAGGCGTTTTCCTTGGGGATTACAGGGCGCTCCCGGCAAAACTGGAAATACTGGAAGCCGGAGAGGTTTCTTCGGCTCTGGTAACAATATACGAAGGCAAGTTCCACCAGATCAAGCGGATGATGAAAGCCAGAGGCAAAGAAGTGACTTACCTGAAGCGCCTTTCAATGGGGCCTTTAAAGCTGGATGAAAACCTGGAGCCGGGTGAGTGGCGCGAACTCACCGATGAGGAGATAAGGATTTTAACGGAGGCGGTAAACCTGTAA
- the ychF gene encoding redox-regulated ATPase YchF, protein MEIGIVGLPNVGKSTLFNAITKAGAECANYPFCTIEPNVGVVAVPDRRLDELAKLENPQKVTPATIRFVDIAGLVRGASRGEGLGNKFLSHIREVDAIAHVVRCFEDPNVVHVDGSVDPIRDIETINLELIFADLETLGRRIDRVSKQAKSGEKQYLEELSVLERLKESLEKNLPARAVDLTEEEQKIVRQLCLLTAKPVLYVANISEDDLIAGGENELVKRVREYAEKEGSQVISLCAKVEAELADLPDPEKVELLSAYGLDEPGLNRVIRAGYRLLGLITFFTAGPKEVRAWTIREGTKAPQAAGRIHSDFERGFIRAEVISYADLMACGSQQAAKEKGLVRLEGKDYVVRDGDVIFFRFNV, encoded by the coding sequence ATGGAGATCGGTATAGTGGGGCTGCCCAATGTGGGCAAAAGCACCCTTTTTAATGCTATAACAAAGGCGGGAGCCGAGTGCGCCAATTACCCCTTCTGCACCATAGAGCCCAACGTCGGAGTGGTGGCGGTGCCGGACCGCAGGCTGGACGAACTTGCAAAACTTGAGAATCCTCAGAAGGTGACACCAGCCACCATCAGGTTCGTAGACATTGCAGGCCTGGTCAGGGGTGCCAGCCGCGGCGAAGGCCTCGGGAATAAATTCCTTTCTCATATTCGGGAAGTGGACGCCATAGCCCATGTGGTAAGGTGCTTCGAAGACCCCAACGTGGTCCACGTGGACGGTAGCGTCGACCCGATAAGGGATATCGAAACCATAAATCTGGAACTCATATTCGCCGACCTGGAAACCCTGGGACGCCGGATAGATAGAGTCAGCAAGCAGGCCAAGTCAGGAGAAAAGCAGTACCTGGAAGAACTTTCGGTGCTGGAACGCTTGAAGGAATCTCTGGAGAAAAATTTGCCCGCCAGGGCTGTGGATTTAACAGAAGAGGAGCAGAAAATTGTAAGGCAGCTCTGCCTGCTCACTGCAAAACCGGTGCTATACGTGGCTAACATCTCCGAAGACGATCTGATTGCCGGCGGGGAAAACGAATTGGTCAAAAGAGTGAGGGAATACGCAGAAAAAGAAGGTTCCCAGGTTATCTCCTTATGCGCCAAAGTAGAAGCCGAACTGGCGGACCTGCCCGACCCGGAAAAAGTCGAGCTCCTTTCGGCCTACGGGCTTGACGAGCCGGGTCTGAACAGAGTTATAAGGGCGGGATACCGCCTGCTGGGTCTCATAACCTTTTTCACCGCCGGTCCCAAAGAGGTGAGGGCCTGGACCATACGGGAGGGCACAAAAGCACCCCAGGCCGCCGGCAGGATCCACAGCGATTTCGAGCGGGGTTTCATTCGGGCCGAAGTGATTTCTTACGCCGACCTGATGGCCTGCGGCAGCCAGCAGGCAGCAAAAGAAAAGGGCCTCGTCCGGCTGGAAGGTAAAGATTATGTGGTGCGGGACGGGGACGTGATTTTCTTCAGGTTCAATGTATAA
- a CDS encoding GntP family permease, which yields MTPEQLAAAKAVMVHGPLLIIIVVLAILFIIFATAKLKIHPFMALLLAAYGVGFLSRMPVEFIGPVIAQGFGNLMTNIGLVIVFGTIIGTIMEKSGAALKMAEVVLDVVGIKRSPLAMSIIGYITSIPVFCDSGYVILTPLNKALAKRAKIPMAIMAVALSTGLYATHTLVPPTPGPIAAAGNVGADLGLVILVGMVVSIPAALTGLWWAYRLGRNIESEMDQTNISYDELKKQFHKLPGTVKSFIPIVVPILLIAFASVAKFTEYAGPGSEFIVFFGTPVNALMIGMLLSLTLLPRFDEETLMNWVGQGIKDSAIILLITGAGGSLGAVLSATPISDYIKTLAGGNVSGGIFGLILVFVIAALLKTAQGSSTVALVTTSSLIAPMLPQLGLTSPMDLALTVMAIGAGAMTVSHVNDSYFWVVSQFSGLKITDAYKAQTMGTLLEGLVSFVTTLILFVILH from the coding sequence ATGACACCGGAACAGCTGGCTGCCGCGAAGGCGGTGATGGTTCACGGTCCCCTGTTGATTATCATAGTGGTACTTGCAATACTATTTATCATTTTTGCTACCGCAAAGCTTAAGATCCACCCGTTTATGGCGCTTTTGCTCGCCGCATACGGTGTAGGTTTTTTGAGCAGAATGCCCGTTGAATTTATAGGCCCGGTAATAGCGCAGGGATTCGGCAACTTGATGACAAATATAGGACTTGTCATAGTTTTCGGCACCATAATAGGTACCATAATGGAAAAATCGGGAGCGGCTCTGAAAATGGCCGAGGTGGTTCTCGATGTAGTCGGAATCAAGAGGTCGCCTCTGGCTATGAGCATAATTGGCTATATTACCAGCATCCCGGTTTTCTGCGATTCGGGGTACGTGATACTAACTCCCCTCAACAAAGCTCTGGCCAAGAGAGCCAAAATCCCCATGGCCATAATGGCCGTTGCTCTGTCGACAGGACTCTATGCCACGCACACGCTGGTGCCGCCTACACCGGGGCCTATAGCGGCTGCAGGGAACGTCGGCGCGGACCTCGGCCTTGTAATCCTGGTAGGCATGGTGGTATCGATACCGGCGGCTCTTACCGGACTCTGGTGGGCTTACAGGCTTGGAAGAAATATAGAATCTGAAATGGATCAGACGAATATAAGCTATGATGAATTGAAAAAACAATTCCACAAACTTCCGGGAACAGTCAAATCTTTTATACCAATTGTAGTACCGATATTACTTATAGCCTTTGCTTCGGTGGCAAAGTTTACGGAATATGCCGGTCCGGGCAGCGAATTTATAGTATTCTTCGGTACGCCGGTCAACGCACTCATGATAGGTATGCTGCTTTCTCTGACTCTACTTCCGAGGTTTGACGAAGAGACCCTCATGAACTGGGTCGGACAGGGAATAAAGGACTCGGCGATTATCCTGCTGATAACCGGAGCGGGTGGTTCCCTAGGAGCCGTGCTGTCGGCAACTCCTATTTCCGACTACATTAAGACGTTGGCTGGAGGGAACGTATCCGGCGGCATTTTCGGGTTAATTCTGGTGTTCGTAATAGCTGCACTGCTGAAAACAGCCCAAGGGTCCTCCACGGTGGCTCTGGTCACCACCTCCAGCTTAATAGCTCCCATGCTGCCTCAGCTCGGGTTGACGTCTCCCATGGATCTTGCTTTAACAGTGATGGCTATAGGGGCAGGGGCAATGACGGTATCCCATGTTAACGACAGCTACTTCTGGGTCGTATCGCAGTTTTCGGGATTAAAGATCACCGACGCTTACAAAGCCCAGACGATGGGCACTCTTCTTGAAGGCCTGGTGTCTTTTGTCACCACGCTGATACTTTTCGTAATACTCCATTGA
- the thiM gene encoding hydroxyethylthiazole kinase: protein MIEGLLEKVRSQKPLVHHITNIVTVNDCANVTLAIGALPVMAHALEEVEDMVKAASSLVLNIGTLTPKQVEAMIKAGKKANELGVPVVLDPVGAGATPLRTESAKRILREVKVSVIKGNSAEIGVLAGAGGKIRGVEAVGSSENLLAAAKKMAKDLGSTVVISGVRDIVTDGDRVGYVDNGHRWMGTITGTGCMLASVIGSFCGVERDCFKASTAALVAFGLAGELAAERPEVRGPASFKVCFFDELYNLTKEKIRAGMKYSLA from the coding sequence ATGATTGAGGGTCTGCTTGAAAAAGTGCGGAGTCAAAAACCCCTTGTCCACCACATCACCAATATTGTGACGGTCAACGACTGCGCCAACGTGACCTTGGCGATTGGAGCATTGCCCGTGATGGCTCACGCGCTGGAAGAAGTTGAGGACATGGTAAAGGCGGCGTCGAGCCTCGTGCTGAACATCGGCACCCTTACGCCAAAGCAGGTGGAAGCCATGATCAAGGCCGGAAAAAAGGCGAATGAGCTGGGGGTACCCGTTGTGCTGGACCCGGTGGGGGCCGGAGCCACGCCCCTCAGGACCGAAAGTGCCAAAAGGATACTGAGAGAGGTGAAAGTATCCGTGATAAAGGGCAACAGCGCTGAAATCGGAGTGCTTGCCGGTGCCGGCGGAAAGATCCGGGGGGTCGAAGCCGTCGGCAGCAGCGAAAACCTTTTGGCAGCGGCAAAGAAAATGGCTAAAGACTTAGGGTCTACTGTTGTGATATCGGGAGTAAGAGATATAGTTACCGACGGGGATAGGGTAGGGTATGTGGACAACGGTCACCGCTGGATGGGAACCATAACCGGCACGGGATGCATGCTGGCGTCGGTGATCGGCAGCTTCTGCGGTGTGGAAAGGGATTGCTTCAAAGCTTCCACTGCAGCATTGGTCGCCTTCGGTCTTGCCGGAGAACTGGCGGCGGAAAGACCGGAAGTCCGCGGCCCGGCGAGCTTTAAGGTGTGCTTCTTCGACGAACTTTACAATTTAACGAAAGAAAAGATACGAGCGGGAATGAAATATTCGCTTGCATAA
- a CDS encoding UxaA family hydrolase has translation MKKLAVVAHPKDNVATAVQNLSKGEEVRVDVDGNEMRVKLLVDIPFGHKFALKDIEADMDVIKYGEVIGRATRSIKTGEHVHVHNIESLRGRGDWEGEKK, from the coding sequence ATGAAAAAACTAGCGGTGGTGGCTCATCCTAAGGACAATGTAGCCACCGCAGTGCAGAATTTGAGTAAAGGGGAGGAGGTACGTGTGGACGTAGACGGTAATGAGATGCGGGTGAAACTGCTGGTCGATATACCCTTCGGCCACAAGTTTGCGTTGAAAGACATTGAAGCTGATATGGATGTGATAAAATACGGGGAAGTTATCGGCAGGGCTACCCGGTCCATTAAAACGGGAGAGCACGTCCACGTCCACAACATAGAGAGCCTGCGAGGCAGGGGCGATTGGGAGGGTGAGAAAAAATGA
- a CDS encoding glycerate kinase, with product MKVLIAPDSFKGSLTSLQAANAMERGVLKAAFSANAVVEVYKIPMADGGEGTVEAVICAAGGRIVKTRVLDPLGRTINSFFGVLSDGTAVIEMAAASGLNLLKPGERNPMVTTTYGTGQLIRSALDHGCRKLIIGIGGSATNDGGVGMAQALGVKFLDAEGKNIGFGGGELSKIERIDISGLDPRVKGADIVVACDVKNVLCGPQGASAVYGPQKGATPEMVEILDENLRHLAEVIKVDLGKDIAEVPGSGAAGGLGAALMAFLNSKLRPGIEIMMDITHFSDRVSNANLIITGEGCTDYQTLFGKVPFGIGQVAKRFNKPVICISGSLGEDYEQLYDAGITALFSIINRPMTLEEAMERGEELLEKVSENVFRLYLSREVR from the coding sequence ATGAAGGTACTAATTGCACCTGATTCCTTTAAGGGAAGCCTTACTTCACTTCAGGCGGCAAATGCTATGGAAAGGGGCGTCTTGAAAGCAGCGTTCAGCGCCAATGCGGTTGTGGAGGTATATAAAATCCCGATGGCCGACGGCGGGGAGGGCACCGTGGAGGCAGTAATCTGTGCCGCGGGTGGGAGAATCGTAAAAACCCGGGTTTTAGACCCGCTGGGGAGGACAATCAATTCTTTTTTCGGCGTGCTCTCGGACGGTACCGCCGTAATAGAGATGGCCGCGGCTTCGGGGTTGAACCTTTTGAAACCCGGAGAAAGAAACCCCATGGTGACCACCACTTACGGCACCGGCCAGCTTATAAGGTCGGCGCTTGATCACGGGTGCAGAAAACTCATAATAGGCATAGGCGGCAGCGCTACCAACGATGGTGGCGTAGGCATGGCTCAGGCCCTTGGCGTAAAGTTCCTGGATGCCGAAGGTAAGAATATAGGTTTTGGAGGTGGTGAACTTTCAAAAATAGAGAGGATTGATATTTCGGGACTTGACCCCAGGGTAAAAGGAGCCGATATAGTTGTAGCGTGCGATGTGAAAAACGTGCTGTGCGGTCCGCAAGGTGCGTCGGCGGTTTACGGACCTCAAAAGGGCGCGACGCCGGAAATGGTCGAAATTTTGGATGAGAATCTCAGACACCTTGCAGAAGTGATAAAAGTGGACCTTGGAAAGGATATAGCTGAAGTCCCCGGTTCCGGTGCAGCGGGTGGCCTCGGGGCGGCTTTAATGGCTTTTTTAAATTCAAAGTTACGGCCGGGAATAGAGATTATGATGGATATAACGCATTTTTCTGATAGAGTTTCGAACGCGAACCTGATAATTACAGGAGAAGGTTGCACGGATTACCAGACCCTTTTCGGCAAGGTGCCCTTTGGAATTGGACAGGTTGCGAAAAGGTTTAATAAGCCGGTGATATGCATTTCCGGCTCTCTTGGAGAAGATTATGAGCAACTTTATGATGCGGGAATCACGGCATTGTTCAGCATAATAAATAGACCCATGACGCTGGAAGAGGCCATGGAAAGGGGGGAAGAGCTGCTCGAGAAAGTTTCCGAGAACGTATTCAGACTATATTTGAGTCGGGAGGTAAGATAA
- a CDS encoding sigma-54-dependent Fis family transcriptional regulator: MKIVLIAPYKDLLEIAMEVKKDLDVDIELELGDLSEGVKLAREWEKKGADVIVSRGGTYQLIKESISAPVVEIKVSAFDILRQFKGLIGYQQIIGVAGYKNVIYGCEVIGEILNLNLIKVVIEKEEEGPRQVAAAKEKGVSLIIGDTIGAYSAKKLGLESRLITSGKEAVAAAVNEAFRLAHALQAEKEKAEQIRTIVDFVHDGIIAVDKEGVISTYNRMAEKIFKKPAAEAIGRKIEAVVPNTKIYEVMKTGKPQIGELQEVSDTMIATNRVPIVVGNEVVGAVATFQDVTMLQKVEHKIRRQLADKGLVAVYKFDDIVFLSEKMKDAINQAKKYAMLDSTVLIFGETGTGKELFAQSIHNASRRKNGPFVAINCAALPENLLESELFGYAEGAFTGARKGGKAGLFELAHRGTIFLDEIGEMPPGLQSKLLRVIQERRVMRIGDDRLIPVDVRIICATNRDLVKMIKEGKFREDLFYRINVLQINIPPLRERKEDLDVLVPYFIKKYSLGCGKYIKGITSGAMELLKTLNFPGNVRELESIIERACALCEGTLIDVGDIKFYYREESNTPPEKESYESIKPLEEVEKEYIVKVIKLTGGNLSEAARKLGVNRTTLWRKLKKNRAPE; encoded by the coding sequence GTGAAAATCGTGCTTATTGCTCCTTATAAAGATTTGCTGGAGATCGCAATGGAAGTGAAAAAAGACCTGGATGTCGATATCGAACTGGAACTGGGGGATTTGAGCGAAGGCGTCAAGTTAGCCAGGGAGTGGGAGAAAAAAGGCGCTGACGTAATAGTAAGCCGCGGGGGCACGTACCAGCTTATAAAAGAATCAATTTCCGCGCCCGTAGTGGAAATTAAGGTGAGTGCTTTCGATATTTTGAGACAATTTAAGGGTTTGATCGGATACCAGCAAATTATAGGTGTAGCCGGATACAAAAATGTAATATACGGATGTGAAGTTATCGGAGAGATATTGAATTTAAATTTGATCAAAGTAGTCATCGAAAAGGAAGAGGAAGGTCCGCGGCAGGTTGCCGCAGCCAAAGAAAAAGGTGTTAGTTTAATTATAGGCGATACGATCGGCGCTTACAGTGCAAAAAAATTGGGCCTGGAGAGCCGGCTCATAACTTCCGGAAAGGAGGCGGTGGCTGCCGCCGTAAACGAGGCCTTCCGGTTGGCCCATGCCCTTCAAGCGGAGAAGGAAAAAGCCGAACAGATCAGAACCATAGTTGACTTCGTGCATGACGGAATAATCGCCGTAGATAAAGAGGGCGTAATTTCTACTTACAACAGGATGGCCGAGAAAATCTTCAAAAAACCGGCGGCCGAAGCCATAGGCCGGAAAATCGAAGCGGTGGTACCCAATACCAAGATTTACGAGGTGATGAAAACAGGAAAACCTCAGATAGGAGAATTGCAGGAAGTTTCGGATACCATGATCGCCACCAACCGGGTACCTATAGTGGTAGGCAACGAGGTCGTGGGAGCGGTAGCTACCTTCCAGGACGTAACCATGCTCCAGAAAGTGGAACATAAAATAAGGAGGCAGCTTGCCGACAAGGGCCTGGTAGCTGTATACAAATTCGATGATATTGTCTTTTTGAGCGAAAAGATGAAGGATGCGATAAACCAGGCCAAAAAATACGCGATGCTCGATTCGACGGTGCTCATCTTCGGGGAGACCGGCACGGGAAAGGAACTTTTTGCTCAGAGCATTCACAATGCCAGCAGGAGGAAAAACGGTCCCTTTGTAGCCATAAACTGCGCCGCACTGCCCGAAAACCTGCTGGAAAGCGAGCTTTTCGGCTACGCGGAAGGCGCTTTTACCGGCGCCCGGAAGGGAGGAAAAGCCGGATTGTTCGAGCTGGCCCACCGGGGGACCATTTTTCTCGACGAGATCGGAGAAATGCCTCCGGGCTTGCAGTCGAAATTGCTCCGGGTAATTCAGGAAAGAAGGGTTATGAGGATAGGGGATGACAGGTTGATCCCCGTGGATGTGAGGATAATATGTGCCACCAACAGGGACCTCGTTAAAATGATAAAAGAGGGCAAATTCAGAGAAGACCTGTTTTACCGCATAAACGTGCTGCAAATTAATATACCGCCTCTCAGAGAAAGAAAAGAAGATCTGGATGTACTTGTGCCTTATTTCATAAAAAAATATTCGCTAGGTTGCGGAAAGTATATAAAGGGCATAACTTCGGGGGCGATGGAGCTTTTGAAAACCCTCAACTTTCCGGGAAACGTAAGGGAGCTGGAAAGTATTATAGAAAGGGCATGCGCCCTCTGTGAAGGGACCTTAATAGACGTAGGGGATATAAAGTTTTATTACCGGGAAGAGAGCAATACACCGCCGGAAAAGGAAAGTTATGAGAGTATAAAACCGCTGGAGGAGGTAGAAAAGGAATACATTGTAAAAGTTATAAAGCTGACGGGAGGTAATTTATCGGAAGCCGCTCGGAAGCTGGGCGTTAACAGGACGACCCTCTGGAGAAAGTTAAAAAAGAATCGGGCTCCGGAATAA
- a CDS encoding Cof-type HAD-IIB family hydrolase: MKYRLVVTDLDGTLLDNEKRVSSANIEAIKRLREAGIMFTIATGRGERAAGPFIKLLGIDMPAVLFNGGEIYDPSRGPVYTSYLEKDVFHLVIDHFRNSEMGIVTFHHDRIFIADLKPSHDLYLKREKVEVERLKDPEEVDEVNKILLVGDVPLAKKMMAELEKKAGIRINHVQSDRFYLEVIPDGVSKAEGLRKLCDILGIDRQSVVAIGDNMNDLSMIEFAGLGVAVENAEEEIKRAAGLIVPANTENGVAYLIKKIIEGDIT; the protein is encoded by the coding sequence ATGAAGTACAGGCTTGTCGTAACGGACCTGGACGGAACGCTGCTTGACAACGAAAAAAGGGTATCAAGCGCTAATATCGAAGCTATAAAAAGATTAAGGGAAGCAGGTATCATGTTTACAATAGCCACCGGCAGGGGGGAAAGAGCCGCAGGGCCTTTCATAAAACTGCTGGGAATAGACATGCCGGCGGTCCTTTTCAACGGCGGTGAGATTTATGACCCTTCGAGAGGGCCGGTTTACACCAGTTACTTGGAAAAAGATGTTTTCCACTTGGTGATAGACCACTTCAGGAACAGCGAAATGGGAATAGTGACCTTCCATCACGACCGGATATTTATAGCCGATTTAAAACCGTCCCATGACCTTTATCTTAAAAGGGAAAAGGTGGAAGTTGAAAGGCTGAAGGACCCGGAGGAAGTAGACGAAGTTAATAAGATCCTGCTGGTGGGCGATGTGCCCCTCGCTAAAAAGATGATGGCCGAGCTCGAGAAAAAAGCAGGAATCCGTATAAATCACGTGCAGTCGGACAGGTTTTACCTGGAGGTAATACCGGATGGGGTTTCAAAAGCGGAGGGATTGAGAAAGCTGTGCGATATCCTGGGGATTGACCGGCAGAGCGTTGTAGCGATAGGGGATAACATGAACGACCTTTCCATGATAGAATTCGCCGGCTTAGGGGTTGCCGTAGAAAATGCCGAGGAAGAGATAAAAAGGGCAGCGGGGTTGATTGTACCAGCGAACACGGAAAACGGCGTGGCCTATTTAATAAAGAAGATTATCGAAGGCGATATTACCTGA
- a CDS encoding UxaA family hydrolase produces the protein MKIMGYVRPDGRVGIRNHIVIIPSSVCASEVAMRIASHVEGAVALPNQHGCCQIGADMELVTNTLIGLGKNPNVAAALVVGLGCEGVPTEKVAEEIAKTGKRVEHIIIQDCGGTLKAEEIGTRIARQMAQEATLLKREEVDISNLILAVECGGSDTTSGLASNPVAGYVSDKLIELGGTSMFSETTEIIGAEHLLAKRAVSREVADKLLEIVRRCEEKAKTMGVDMRGGQPTPGNIEGGISTIEEKSLGCIYKGGTKPVQGVLDYAEPPAGKGLYIMDTPGQDIESITGMTAGGAQVVIFTTGRGTPTGSPIAPVIKITANPDTYKKMEDNIDFNAGTIVEGDETIKEAGERLFNEMVEVCNGKLTKAEVLKHREFGMYKLISTF, from the coding sequence ATGAAAATTATGGGATATGTCAGACCCGACGGCAGAGTGGGTATCCGAAATCACATAGTCATAATACCTTCTTCGGTCTGTGCCAGCGAAGTGGCAATGCGCATAGCTTCCCATGTGGAAGGAGCGGTGGCTCTTCCCAACCAGCACGGCTGCTGCCAGATCGGTGCCGACATGGAGCTCGTAACCAATACCCTCATCGGGCTCGGTAAAAATCCGAATGTGGCTGCAGCACTGGTGGTGGGGCTGGGTTGTGAAGGTGTTCCCACAGAAAAGGTGGCTGAAGAAATAGCAAAGACCGGCAAGAGGGTGGAGCATATAATAATCCAGGATTGCGGCGGGACGCTGAAAGCAGAAGAGATCGGGACCAGGATAGCAAGGCAAATGGCGCAGGAAGCTACACTGCTGAAAAGGGAAGAAGTGGATATATCCAATTTAATACTTGCGGTGGAATGCGGAGGTTCCGATACCACATCGGGACTTGCTTCGAATCCGGTGGCGGGCTACGTTTCGGATAAATTAATCGAACTAGGCGGTACATCCATGTTTTCGGAGACCACAGAGATAATAGGTGCCGAGCATCTGCTGGCAAAGCGCGCCGTTTCCAGGGAAGTGGCAGATAAGCTCCTGGAGATCGTAAGAAGGTGCGAAGAAAAGGCCAAGACGATGGGAGTGGATATGCGGGGAGGACAGCCTACTCCGGGCAACATCGAAGGTGGTATAAGCACCATAGAGGAAAAATCCCTGGGCTGTATATATAAAGGCGGTACGAAGCCGGTACAGGGAGTCCTGGATTATGCGGAGCCGCCGGCGGGGAAAGGTCTTTATATAATGGATACCCCCGGACAGGACATAGAATCAATAACCGGTATGACCGCAGGCGGCGCCCAGGTGGTGATCTTTACCACCGGCAGGGGCACGCCAACCGGTTCGCCGATTGCCCCGGTCATAAAGATAACCGCTAACCCCGATACGTATAAAAAGATGGAGGATAACATCGATTTCAACGCTGGCACCATAGTGGAGGGTGATGAAACTATAAAAGAAGCCGGGGAACGGCTATTCAATGAGATGGTAGAAGTCTGCAACGGCAAGCTTACCAAAGCCGAGGTATTAAAGCACAGAGAATTCGGCATGTATAAGCTCATATCGACTTTTTGA
- a CDS encoding CdaR family transcriptional regulator: MEITHRYAQTIVDRTMKILGYNINIMDSRGIIVGSGDKKRINTFHQGAAEVIRTGKPVEITSDMARNLEGVKPGVNLPIYLNDRIVGVVGITGEPAQVRPFGELLKVSVETMLQEAFLAEQFRAHQNARDLYMYDLIMGNFDDEELFKIRGAALGFDMNLPRVAVAIKVEDLNASNSYAGELILQKKREYLLNCIKTAFDNPQNIIGYSGSSSFTVFCVVGETDTRKIKRQVLGYVGRLESLLKKDRFRFRAGIGKFHQGLRGLKKSYSEAIRALLIGEKAGNPLSVLFVADVSLEILIDSIPEEVLENFLDNLLPGGQVLEVIKKPKFLQVLRAFFESDLNISTAARRLKISRNTVVNRLEKIKEITGLNARKLCDALKLKLLLLICELDK, encoded by the coding sequence TTGGAAATCACCCATCGGTACGCTCAGACCATTGTCGACAGGACCATGAAGATCCTCGGCTATAACATAAATATAATGGACAGCCGGGGAATTATAGTGGGAAGCGGAGATAAAAAGAGAATAAATACCTTCCACCAGGGTGCCGCAGAAGTAATCAGAACCGGGAAACCCGTAGAGATAACTTCCGATATGGCTCGAAACCTGGAAGGGGTAAAGCCGGGCGTCAACCTGCCCATTTACCTGAACGACAGGATAGTAGGGGTTGTCGGGATTACAGGGGAACCTGCTCAGGTGCGCCCTTTTGGAGAACTCCTGAAGGTATCGGTGGAGACCATGCTGCAGGAGGCTTTCCTCGCCGAGCAATTCAGAGCGCACCAGAATGCCAGGGATCTTTATATGTACGACCTTATTATGGGAAATTTCGATGACGAGGAGTTATTCAAGATAAGAGGAGCCGCTCTCGGGTTCGATATGAACCTCCCCAGGGTCGCCGTCGCGATTAAGGTGGAGGATCTGAATGCGAGTAACAGTTATGCTGGGGAACTGATTTTGCAGAAAAAGAGGGAGTACCTCTTAAATTGCATAAAGACGGCTTTTGACAACCCCCAGAATATTATAGGCTACAGCGGTAGCAGCAGTTTTACGGTGTTCTGCGTCGTAGGTGAGACTGATACCCGGAAAATTAAAAGACAGGTGCTGGGGTATGTTGGAAGGCTTGAATCTCTGCTAAAAAAGGATCGGTTCCGGTTCAGAGCCGGGATCGGGAAATTTCATCAGGGGTTGAGAGGACTGAAAAAGTCCTATTCCGAAGCAATTCGGGCGCTGTTGATAGGTGAAAAGGCGGGTAATCCTTTAAGCGTCCTTTTTGTAGCCGACGTCAGCCTGGAAATTTTGATTGACAGCATACCTGAAGAAGTATTAGAAAATTTTCTCGACAACCTTTTACCCGGCGGTCAGGTTCTGGAGGTTATAAAAAAGCCTAAGTTCCTTCAGGTGCTCAGGGCTTTCTTTGAGAGCGATTTGAATATCAGCACGGCGGCCAGGAGATTGAAAATATCGCGAAACACCGTAGTAAATCGCCTGGAGAAGATAAAAGAAATAACGGGCCTTAATGCCCGGAAACTCTGCGATGCACTTAAGCTGAAATTGCTGCTTTTGATATGCGAGTTGGATAAATAA